A region of the Synechococcus sp. PCC 7502 genome:
TTTTTAGCTACCTTGATCGCATCTACCTCAATTTTTTACGATAGCATATGACAAATTTGATCCAGTTTAATGTGATCTGATTTGTTACTTGATTAGCCAGATTATTGTGATTTTGAAATAATTACGATCAGGGCAAGTGCAAGTATTTTAGTAAATAATTTAGTATTGAGGTTAAGCATATTAATTTCATAATTTCGAGTGAAAGTCATGGCTGATTTTTATGATGAAGAACAAGTAAGCCAAATATTGCGCCATGCTCTAAGCAGTCGTAGCAGTAACCCGCAAAAGCTAAGCCGAGAGCAGGTTGAAGAAATTGCCACAGAATTAGGTGTAAGTCGAGAAGAGTTTTTAGCTGCAGAACAAAAATGGCGATCGCAGGAATTGCAAAATACCGAATTCACAAAATTTGATACCTACAAACAGCGAAAATTTCGGGATGGTTTCTTGAAGTATGCGATCGTAAATTCTTTTTTACTTGGGATTAATTTATTTAGCTCTGGCAGTATTACTTGGGCAGTCTATCCCCTAATGTTTTGGGGCTTAGGTGTAGTGCTGGATGCTTGGGCTACCTATCAAAAAGATAGTAGTGAATATGCTAAACAGTTTGCAAAATGGCAACGTAAACAACAGCGCGATCGCCTTACTGCTAAACTTACGGATAAAGTTACATCTACAGTTTCAGAATGGCTGAATTAGCAGAGCGAGAACCCAAAATTAGTCTAGCTTTATATCAACTTTTTAAGTGGTCAGTGGTTAGCCCCCTCCTGCACACTTGTTTTCGTGCCAAAATCTACGGTGCTGAAAATGTACCAAAACGGGGAGCCTTGATTGTTGTCAGTAATCATGCCAGTGACTTTGATCCACCTATACTTTCCAATTGTGTTGGTCGCCCTGTGGCATTTATGGCAAAGGAGGAATTATTTAAGGTACCAGTCCTAAAAACTTTGATTAAACTCTATGGTGCCTATCCAGTTAAAAGAGGAACAGGCGATCGCTCAGCAATCAGGGCGGCAGTAGAATCCTTAGAAAACGGTTGGGCAACTGGGGTATTTTTACAAGGCACAAGAACCCCCGATGGCAAAATTACCGATCCCAAATTAGGGGCTGCTTTAATTGCTGCTAAGACCCACGCCCCATTACTTCCTGTCAGTCTGTGGGGTACTGATCAAATTTTACCTAAAGGTTCTAAATTGCCTCGTTTAGCTGCGGTTACAGTCAGAATTGGTGAAATTATTCCACCTCCCGATCCCAAAAGCGATCGCACTGAATTACAGGCAATTACTGATCGCTGTGCTAAGGCAATTAATGATCTCCATAGCTTGGGACGCTAACGGTTCCCTACTCTAAACTGATAAATCATCATAGTGAAGTTCTACGACGAGGGATTAGACTTGCTTACTAATAACTTATCAAATAACTAACTAATGACGTACCTCATCTGCCCAAGGCGTAAGGATACTAGACAAATACTTTAGCCCGTAATCGATCGCTAAACCAATTACACCAATTAAAACAATGCAAAATAGTACTTTTTCAGTTTGGAGAAAGCGTTGTGCCTGAATAATCTTAAATCCCAAGCCATTTTGGGCAGCCAGCAACTCCGCAATTACTAAAAAGTTCCATGCCCCTGATATATTTACGCGCAAAGTATCAAGAATGCAGGGAAAAGTGGCGGGAATGATCACCTTTACTAAAACATCCCAACGATTTGCTCCCATCGTATAGGCAACATTAATCATTTCATTGGGAATAAATTTAACCGCATCCGCAACCATAATGGCGTTATACAATACTACCCCTAACATAATGATCAGAATCTTTGAAGGCTCCC
Encoded here:
- a CDS encoding 2TM domain-containing protein; this encodes MADFYDEEQVSQILRHALSSRSSNPQKLSREQVEEIATELGVSREEFLAAEQKWRSQELQNTEFTKFDTYKQRKFRDGFLKYAIVNSFLLGINLFSSGSITWAVYPLMFWGLGVVLDAWATYQKDSSEYAKQFAKWQRKQQRDRLTAKLTDKVTSTVSEWLN
- a CDS encoding 1-acyl-sn-glycerol-3-phosphate acyltransferase, with the translated sequence MAELAEREPKISLALYQLFKWSVVSPLLHTCFRAKIYGAENVPKRGALIVVSNHASDFDPPILSNCVGRPVAFMAKEELFKVPVLKTLIKLYGAYPVKRGTGDRSAIRAAVESLENGWATGVFLQGTRTPDGKITDPKLGAALIAAKTHAPLLPVSLWGTDQILPKGSKLPRLAAVTVRIGEIIPPPDPKSDRTELQAITDRCAKAINDLHSLGR